The following are encoded in a window of Lacinutrix sp. WUR7 genomic DNA:
- a CDS encoding RNA polymerase sigma factor, with protein sequence MQKSLNNNVCNENRFNGLFNKYAKDLHHFLYYKFGDHLNPKDKVQDAFIKLWQNCSTVSPEKAKSYLYTVANNLMLNAVAHQKVVLKHQKIKPTEHSNESPEFLMEEKEYRKKLENAIANLTEAQRVAFLMNRVEGKRFKEIASLLDISTKAVEKRIYGALKKLREDIEEL encoded by the coding sequence ATGCAAAAGTCTTTAAACAATAATGTCTGTAATGAGAATCGTTTCAATGGCCTATTTAACAAATACGCTAAAGACTTGCATCACTTTTTGTATTATAAATTTGGGGATCATTTAAACCCTAAAGATAAAGTGCAAGATGCTTTTATAAAACTTTGGCAAAATTGCAGTACTGTTTCTCCTGAAAAAGCGAAAAGCTATTTATATACGGTAGCAAATAATTTAATGCTGAATGCCGTTGCACATCAAAAAGTAGTTTTAAAACATCAGAAAATAAAACCAACCGAACATTCTAACGAGTCTCCAGAGTTTTTAATGGAAGAAAAGGAATACCGCAAAAAACTAGAAAATGCCATTGCAAATTTAACCGAAGCACAACGTGTTGCCTTTTTAATGAATCGTGTGGAAGGAAAACGATTTAAAGAAATTGCATCGCTTTTAGATATTAGCACCAAAGCTGTAGAAAAACGAATTTATGGTGCCTTGAAAAAATTACGAGAAGACATTGAAGAATTATGA